The segment GCGTGCGGGACAAGTCCTGCCACTGGGTGCACTGCGTGCTGAGCTGGTAGGGCGGGAGTTCTGGATTGGCCAGCAGCACCCGAGCGACGTTCTCAGCATCGACCAGGTCGTTCTTTTTCTTGCCCCGCCGCGCACGGTACTGACTGGTCAACCTGGGATAAATGTGCCACACCGACTGATTCCTAGCGAAGAGCAGCGCCAGCCGGGGGGCCACATCCCGGTTGCCTGCACCTTCAATCGCCCAGCCGGGCTCTTCGAATCGCACGAACCAGAGCCACAACTGGTGGAGACCATCAAAGTCGTTCTGGACGCTCAGGCTGTCCAGAACGACGCCACGCGAATCGAGAGCGACGGCGGTATGGGTCGTTGGATGGGGATCAAGTCCAAGAATGATCATGGCGCCCTCCAGCAGATTTCGGCGTTTCACCCCCACTCGCGCAGATCTGTTCTGGATGGGGCCCGGAGGCAGTCTGGGATCAAGCGAAGAGCCGTGGTCTGGTGCCGTTGAGAAAGAGAACGCGCAATTCGGGTACAGGCGCTCAGCGCAGACACTTTGAGGGCGACGCTCTCTCCTCACCATTGTTGACATACAGACAGTTTAGGGAGGGTTTAAAAAATATTGTCTGACACACGAGAACTGAATACGTCTTCCCTTGCCCTCGCCCAGCTCGTTCGTACTGCCAGGGTCGCTGTAGCTCTGATACATTTGCCCCTCTTAAGAAGGACACGAGCAGTGGGACAGGTAAGTTGAACCCGCGGCAGGTCAATTGCAAGCTATTCCCGTGCAGGTTCATGAACTTAGCTCCCCAAGTACCCGTCAAGAAGGCGTTTCGACGCTCAGTCGCACAACGCTGTTGGCAGCTGACAAAGCCTCCAGATAAAAGCTGTGATTTAGTGTCCTTCAGAGCAGCCTGTACAGAAGCGTTGGTGTTGTTCTACAGCCAAGGGATCAATCAACCAGCGTATAGATACAATTCACCAGGCTGTAGCAAGTGACAGCGCTGCCACGGCGCACGACGATCGACTTCGTCGAACAACATTCCAGAATTCACACGGTTCTCTTCAAACAGGTCGTTATGAGTTCCAATCAGAACCCGTGCCCCAATGGCAACCGCTAGATCTACCGCCTCGCGTGGCCACAGGTTGCCAATAATGTCGTGCTGGTCGCGGAAATAGTCGCGGCCGTTGATCGGCAACAGTGCCACATCAATCCGCTGCCCTTTAAGGGCCGTCAGTAACTCTGGGAACAAGACCGTGTCCCCAGAATGGTAGATCCTCACTCCACCACACTCAATCAAGAAACCCATCCAACGGGCTTGGCCCTTTTCGTCCACCTCGTGTTTGTAATGTGCAGCAGGCACTGCCGTGTAAGTGAAGTCGCCCAGATTAACCGGTTGGCCGAGGTAGGGCACCGTGATCCGCTCGGCCGCCACGCCGGCCCTTTGAGCCACTTCGCTCCCTTGCGCCGATGTGATCAACGTGGCCTGCGGCGACGCAGCCAGAAGTGGACCCAATGTTGGCCCGTCAGCATGATCCATGTGCTCGTGCGTCGCAAACACCACATCAGCATGGCGAATGGTACTGGGGTCAATTGGGACGGGGAAGCGTCGTGATGGACCGCCTGCTGCTGTAATGGAATCGGACAGGTACGGATCAATGTAAGCAATGGTTGTTCCGCCTTTGATCACGAAGCCAGATTGACCGAGAGCCCAGAAAGCCAGCTGGCCAGGAGGTACAAGCAGTTGCTCAATTTGAACAATCAAGAGGGACGAATTGGGTTGAGTCATGGGAGTCATCCTTCTGAGTGTGATGCATTTAGACTGGCAAGTCCTAGAGGGGCTGGTGGGCTGGCCCGTTGGGTGGAGTTCAGAAAGAGATGGAATGTCTGGGAATATCTCAGTTTTGCGTACTTGAAGTGATCAGGGCACCATCACCGTCAAGCCAGTGGGCACTGTCGTCTGCCCAGCGCTGTTAGCCCCCCAGGCGACGACCGTACCATCTGCTGTCAGCGCGTAATTGTGATAGGCGCCTGCCTCTAGCGAAGTAAAGGGCGAGGTGCAGAACGGGGCGCTGGCCGTTTGACCACAGATACTGCCCTGAACCGTTCCAGTCTGCCGTTGCAGTGGGAAGAACGCGACGGGATGCACCAGATTGTTAGTCACACTCAAGATCGCTGGCGTGAGAGAGGTCTGCTGGAGCGGCTTGAGAATGCCGCTCCGTTCACGGTGAAGGTCGTGGTTGGCTGAAGCTGCGCGCCACCAATAATGGACGGCAAATTCGGGGCGCTCACGCTGAAGGTAGCCTGGGCGTCCACCACCGTGGCTGTCGGGGTACTGCGCACTGCGCGGTTCAGCGATTCTGATCCGGCACACTGGCAGGCTGTTCGTCGCCTGGGTGGTGGGCGTGAGGACTGGTTCCAGTAACCTCCGAATCTGTGCGCCTGGCAGCGCCGCTGCCCGTGCCTCGACGGCCGCTTTGCCAGCCGTCTCCTGCTCTTCGAGGCTCTGCGTGATGGACGTGACGCTGTTCGTGGCGGGAGTCGCCAGCAAGCTCAACTTGAACACGTCCTGTGCTGCGCTGGCCTGGATCGGCAGCGAGAGGGCAAACGTCACCTCCCCAGTGCCACCGGCAGTTATCTGCACTAAGGAGGAATTAGTTATCTCTGACAACTAATTCTCTCAAATTAGGCCGAGAAAAGCACTAGTGGACGGCCACAGGCATGTCTAATGAAAAACCATCACCGTCGGATACGGATCTCTCGCTCTCCATAACACACCACCTATTCTCATCATTCACAAGTCATAGCCCCAGACATGCCTGTGGTGATGCACTAGCCCTTGCGCCCACTGAGGCTACGGGTAGAGCCTCATGCTTAAGCACTAAAACAACACCAAAACTCACCACAGAAGATACCCTCAATCCGCCCGTCCTATCCAGTGCTTGACCAACCACTTCACTTCTTGGACGATCCTAGAAGAATGGTTGTGGCCGGTTGATCTGATCACCCTCACCCTTCAACGTCCCAAGAGCGGCCAGCCTCTTTTACAGCCTTGCCCCTCCACGAGCAGCGCTTCAGTGGCAGAGGCGCCCTTCCCGTTGCGCCAGCACCCGCAGCGCATAACCCATCGCTGACAGCAACAGCGCCGTCGTCGACCCGCCCGCCAAGCCCAAATACGCCGCCGAGTGCAGCGCGTGATACGCCGCCTGCAGCGGTTCATCCCGTTCGGTCACCAAGCGCTCGTACCAACCCTGACCTAAGGCCGGTAAGTCCAGATGCCGTTCTCCTGCCAGCGCCGCCACATCTGCCGCATGCCGATCCAGTTCAGTACTGAACGCCAACAAGGTCTCCCGAGTCGGCTGGGTGTGGTGTAACGCTGGAGCAAATTCCGCGGCCGCCAACACCTGCAACGTCGTCGCAATACAGGTTTCAAAAGCCTGCTGATTGCGCAGCTGGACGTGGGGAGGTTGGGACAAGGCGGTCATCCTCTCCAGCATGGCGCGGCCCGCAAAGAGGGTCAAGGTCAAGAGATCGCAGATGGTCTGAAGATGAACCTCTCCAACTGGAACAGATCCTCACTCCGTGCCTGCCCACGGTCTGTGCAGCAAGGGTCGTTCAGCAGTCCGCCCCAGAGGCCTGGCCTCTTCCCTGGCCAGTGGAGGCACACGCTCCCGCAAGATCAGCTGTACCGACCAGCGACGGTCTAGACTCCGGTATGTCCCTTACGCCCGTCCTGCACACGAAACGTCTCCTCCTGCGTGGACATCAGGAACAAGACCTTGACGACTGCGCCGCGCTATGGAGTGATCCGGACGTCACGCGGTATACGACCGGCATGCCGCTCGCCCGGCAGGAGGTATGGAGCCGGTTGCTGCGGCACCCCGGTCACTGGGCACTCTTCGGGTTCGGCTACTGGCTAGCCTTTGAGCGCGCTTCTGGACGGTTTGCGGGCGAGGTGGGCATCGCTCGGTTTAAACGCGACCTGCTGCTCGACCGGCCTACCCTGGATCTAGTGCCCGAGGCGGGATGGGTCTTCATGCCCTGGTGTCATGGTCAGGGATTGGCCTCCGAAGCCGTCCACGCCGTCCTGGAGTGGCGTGACACATCCTTGAGCCCTGGCCGCACCTTCTGCATCATTCAGCCGAAGAACGCGCCGTCACTACGGCTGGCACAGAAAGTGGGGTTTCAGCTCGACCAGGTGGCCAGCCACGCCGGCCAAGACTGGCAAGTGCTGATGCGGTACTCTGAGCCGGTCTCCTCATCTGCTGCCCAGCTCACTTCGCGCGACTGAACCTCGGTTCGCTGTTTCGGGAAGGCCAGCAGGTCGATGGCTGACCAGACCCATAACACCGTCCCTTTCACAGTCTTTGGCCTCTAGGTCAACCCTTAGTCGCGGTCAGTCACCTTGGCCATCACAGTCCGAATGGCATCAATGACCAAGTGTGGCTCGGTGAACTGTGGGAAGTGTCCGCTCCGATCCGCCAGACGGTGTTCACCCAGTGGCGAAAGCGTTGCCAGCTTCGCCTGATGCACCGCACGGGCGTCGCGCATCTCCCGGGGCATGCCGCGTGGGGAGCGCGTCCCACTGAGCACGACCAGTGGGACTGGGGGAAATCTACCAGCGGTCTGCACTTGCTGGCTCAGACTCTCGACATGTTCCGTTTCCGCCCAGGGATGTGGCCGGTGGAACGCGCGGCTCAGGCGAAACCACAGCCCTGAAGAGGGTGGCGTGTTCAGCAACACGTCCTCCGGTGTCGCGGCGTCGAGCAGAACTACCCCAGCAGTCTCCCCGGGACACGTCCGGGCATACAGATTGACCAGCAGGCCACCCAGCGAGTGTCCCACCAGGACGTAAGGGGGGGTCAGCTTCGCGTGGGCCAAAAGGCCCCGCAAGGTTTCCAGCATGACGGTTCCAGTTTGCGGGGCACCAGGGGAACTGCTGCGGCCGAGCCCCGGACGGTTGTAGGCCAAGACGGTGCATTCCCGCGTGAGCGGTTCAAACACCCGGAACCAGCTGTCCATGGGGCCGCCTGCGCCATTGACGAGCACGACAGCAGGTGTGCCCGTACCAGACTGGATGTATTCGAGGGATTGACCGTGGATGGTGGCGAACTCGGAGCGTTGACGGAGAAGGTGACCCATGCAACTCCTTACGACTGTTGCCGTGCGACCGTTGCGCTCAGCTTTGGGCACCCCAGTTCACACTTCAGGGGAGTTCCAGAACGGAGCGGGAGCCGCCGGCCCTGCTCTGGATTGTTCACGTTCAGAGTGAACTGGATCGATGTCAGCGGCTGATCGCTGAGCTGTCAACCCCTATTCGGGGTGTTTAGTGGCGTCCGACTGTACAGCCAAGTCATGCAGTTCATCACCAGGGTGAGTTGGGCATTGTGCAAGACCCGTGCCACCACGCGGGTTTTGGACTCTAAGGAGGCGTCCCGGGGCAGATGAAGAGCGATCTTGCGGTGCAGTATGGATTCGGCTTGGAGGAGCACCAGAAGGACTTCAGCCAGTCGCTTTGGAGGGTCTATGCGGCGGTGCGGGAGGCGGGTTTTCAGATGGGCAGTCAACGTGTCAGCATGCAGCCGGGCGGTTTCGGTGTTCGTCACAGACTCTGATCTTGCCCTTTGTCGTGCCGTACTGCGTCTAGGACGCCATTCGCCTCAAAGTGTCAGGTGCTGAGCCGAGCCTCATTAGAGCTGGCCCGGCTGCCTTTGTTGGCCTACAAAGTCGCGGTACCACTTGGCGCTGTCTTTGAGGGTGCGCTGCTGGGTTTCGTAATCTACATGAACGATGCCAAACCGCTTGCTGTAACCGTAGGCCCATTCGTAATTGTCCATTAGGCTCCAGCCAAAGTAGCCCGCCACAGGTACGCCGTCCTGCATGGCCCGATGAAGTTGGTGGAGGTGGCTCTGCAAAAAGCGTGTACGGGCTTCGTCATGAACCTCGCCGTTGTCCCAGTGGTCGTCAAAGGCTGCGCCGTTTTCGGTGATGAGGTACTTTGGAGCTTGATATTCGCGGTGCAGTTCGGTCAAGAGGCGGTGGAGGC is part of the Deinococcus sp. QL22 genome and harbors:
- a CDS encoding IS110 family transposase, with amino-acid sequence MIILGLDPHPTTHTAVALDSRGVVLDSLSVQNDFDGLHQLWLWFVRFEEPGWAIEGAGNRDVAPRLALLFARNQSVWHIYPRLTSQYRARRGKKKNDLVDAENVARVLLANPELPPYQLSTQCTQWQDLSRTRDKLAQQRKANQMILEALPDTTTASLSTAFRPCSAPSKQH
- a CDS encoding MBL fold metallo-hydrolase, with protein sequence MTQPNSSLLIVQIEQLLVPPGQLAFWALGQSGFVIKGGTTIAYIDPYLSDSITAAGGPSRRFPVPIDPSTIRHADVVFATHEHMDHADGPTLGPLLAASPQATLITSAQGSEVAQRAGVAAERITVPYLGQPVNLGDFTYTAVPAAHYKHEVDEKGQARWMGFLIECGGVRIYHSGDTVLFPELLTALKGQRIDVALLPINGRDYFRDQHDIIGNLWPREAVDLAVAIGARVLIGTHNDLFEENRVNSGMLFDEVDRRAPWQRCHLLQPGELYLYAG
- a CDS encoding RCC1 domain-containing protein — translated: MTFALSLPIQASAAQDVFKLSLLATPATNSVTSITQSLEEQETAGKAAVEARAAALPGAQIRRLLEPVLTPTTQATNSLPVCRIRIAEPRSAQYPDSHGGGRPGYLQRERPEFAVHYWWRAASANHDLHRERSGILKPLQQTSLTPAILSVTNNLVHPVAFFPLQRQTGTVQGSICGQTASAPFCTSPFTSLEAGAYHNYALTADGTVVAWGANSAGQTTVPTGLTVMVP
- a CDS encoding GNAT family N-acetyltransferase — translated: MSLTPVLHTKRLLLRGHQEQDLDDCAALWSDPDVTRYTTGMPLARQEVWSRLLRHPGHWALFGFGYWLAFERASGRFAGEVGIARFKRDLLLDRPTLDLVPEAGWVFMPWCHGQGLASEAVHAVLEWRDTSLSPGRTFCIIQPKNAPSLRLAQKVGFQLDQVASHAGQDWQVLMRYSEPVSSSAAQLTSRD
- a CDS encoding alpha/beta fold hydrolase; the encoded protein is MGHLLRQRSEFATIHGQSLEYIQSGTGTPAVVLVNGAGGPMDSWFRVFEPLTRECTVLAYNRPGLGRSSSPGAPQTGTVMLETLRGLLAHAKLTPPYVLVGHSLGGLLVNLYARTCPGETAGVVLLDAATPEDVLLNTPPSSGLWFRLSRAFHRPHPWAETEHVESLSQQVQTAGRFPPVPLVVLSGTRSPRGMPREMRDARAVHQAKLATLSPLGEHRLADRSGHFPQFTEPHLVIDAIRTVMAKVTDRD